A stretch of Lysobacter sp. K5869 DNA encodes these proteins:
- a CDS encoding TonB-dependent receptor, whose translation MNHSTLRRSALTCALLSVLCAPVAAQAQAAQSPDGAAADQAAPAAAETAAAETGGRKPTEIDKVTVTGSRIKRAEIEGPAPVFTITSAQIEKEGFNTVYDALTTLTEAMGTVESDIAWGQHTVNASPLNLRNMGPGRSLLLINGRRVVDYPLPYQGKSNFANYNNIPTAIVERIEVLASGASAIYGSDAVAGVINVILKKEYQGDQIKVRGGTSTRGGRDALDLSWAGGRSGDNWSVTYALQYFKREALPAGEREFMDSDFDAPPLSLNPQDRAVGILPSVGIRMFNAGTGQRMMPPAGACDQYNGEFFLQNRRTFNRNTGAITNTGWQCGQSAVFQHWTLRNGSEDRSGYVYGNYDFDNGMKGWASVGVWSSRGSNMTFMPGWSSNGAYHDVGLNADLDLVKSFTPQEIGGAESGYTHSDELSWDVAVGLSGKFGQRFDWDFSVGRAEYRVDEKFPAILRAEADRFFLGANRDRLDQSRFWNPISPQDYASISTRGKNRAESWLTSANFIVSGDLFEGWAGPIGFAGQLEAAKQGYRLAPDPNTMGDAPLYDQTANLDRGEGTRNHYAAGVEFKIPLHRTLTASLAARYDKYDAVSGDAATTYNAGLEWRPFSNLLLRGTYATSFRAPDMHFVYATPSTSVADQTDYLGCLRAGQQGNCTWDAGYKVEDANIAREGTPDLKYETGKSWTAGFVWDIADGLSVSTDYWRIELEDEIDDIGANDVLLDEAYCLTGKTPTGEPRVGAPSADRCRLQIGRVTRGPDPDGAGPLLGPVTDIRTGPINRAARNVQGVDASLKYRFSTARWGDFSLGLNYTNLLKLETRTDSSEQMQDKRTDEPRSKFRGSVNWQKDRWTATVYADRVGSVPSVRFRGCRGFADGYAPSSDNCVDTDPASPTFGQKTEKYWGRVGPAITWNVSAGYRITDNARVNVYVSNLFDEVNEDKDPYKRDFAFIADRIFSPVGREIAVEYVLDLK comes from the coding sequence ATGAACCATTCCACCCTCAGGCGCAGCGCACTGACCTGCGCCCTGTTGTCGGTCCTGTGCGCGCCGGTCGCCGCGCAGGCGCAAGCCGCGCAATCGCCCGACGGCGCCGCCGCCGACCAGGCCGCGCCCGCCGCCGCCGAGACCGCCGCCGCCGAAACCGGCGGCCGCAAGCCCACCGAGATCGACAAGGTCACCGTCACCGGTTCGCGCATCAAGCGCGCCGAGATCGAAGGCCCGGCGCCGGTGTTCACCATCACCTCGGCGCAGATCGAGAAGGAAGGCTTCAACACCGTCTACGACGCGCTCACCACGCTCACCGAAGCGATGGGCACGGTGGAATCGGACATCGCCTGGGGCCAGCACACCGTCAACGCCAGCCCGCTCAACCTGCGCAACATGGGCCCGGGCCGCAGCCTGCTGCTGATCAACGGCCGCCGCGTGGTCGATTACCCGCTGCCGTACCAGGGCAAGAGCAACTTCGCCAACTACAACAACATTCCCACCGCCATCGTCGAGCGCATCGAAGTGCTCGCCAGCGGCGCCTCGGCGATCTACGGCTCCGACGCGGTCGCCGGCGTGATCAACGTGATCTTGAAGAAGGAATACCAGGGCGACCAGATCAAGGTCCGCGGCGGCACCTCCACCCGCGGCGGCCGCGACGCCCTCGACCTGTCCTGGGCCGGCGGGCGCAGCGGCGACAACTGGAGCGTCACCTACGCGCTGCAGTACTTCAAGCGCGAGGCGCTGCCGGCCGGCGAGCGCGAGTTCATGGACTCCGACTTCGACGCGCCGCCGCTGTCGCTCAACCCGCAAGACCGCGCCGTCGGCATCCTGCCCTCGGTCGGCATCCGCATGTTCAACGCCGGCACCGGCCAGCGCATGATGCCGCCGGCCGGCGCCTGCGATCAGTACAACGGCGAGTTCTTCCTGCAGAACCGCCGCACCTTCAACCGCAACACCGGCGCGATCACCAATACCGGCTGGCAGTGCGGGCAAAGCGCGGTGTTCCAGCACTGGACCCTGCGCAACGGCAGCGAAGATCGTTCCGGCTACGTGTACGGCAACTACGACTTCGACAACGGCATGAAGGGCTGGGCCAGCGTCGGCGTGTGGTCCTCGCGCGGCAGCAACATGACCTTCATGCCGGGCTGGAGCTCCAACGGCGCGTATCACGACGTCGGCCTCAACGCCGATCTGGATCTGGTCAAGAGCTTCACCCCGCAGGAAATCGGCGGCGCCGAAAGCGGCTACACCCATTCCGACGAATTGTCGTGGGACGTCGCCGTCGGCCTCAGCGGCAAGTTCGGCCAGCGCTTCGACTGGGACTTCAGCGTCGGCCGCGCCGAGTACCGCGTCGACGAGAAATTCCCGGCGATCCTGCGCGCGGAAGCCGACCGCTTCTTCCTCGGCGCGAACCGCGACCGCCTCGACCAGAGCCGGTTCTGGAACCCGATCTCGCCGCAGGACTACGCCTCGATCAGCACCCGCGGCAAGAACCGCGCCGAGTCGTGGCTGACCTCGGCCAACTTCATCGTCAGCGGCGATCTGTTCGAGGGCTGGGCCGGCCCGATCGGTTTCGCCGGCCAGCTGGAAGCGGCCAAGCAGGGCTATCGCCTGGCGCCCGACCCGAACACGATGGGCGACGCGCCGCTGTACGACCAGACCGCCAACCTCGACCGCGGCGAAGGCACCCGCAACCACTACGCCGCCGGCGTCGAGTTCAAGATCCCGCTGCACCGCACCCTGACCGCGTCGCTGGCCGCGCGCTACGACAAGTACGACGCGGTGTCCGGCGACGCCGCCACCACCTACAACGCCGGTTTGGAGTGGCGTCCGTTCTCCAACCTGCTGCTGCGCGGCACCTACGCCACCAGCTTCCGCGCGCCGGACATGCACTTCGTCTACGCGACCCCGAGCACCTCGGTGGCCGACCAGACCGATTACCTGGGCTGCCTGCGCGCAGGACAGCAGGGCAATTGCACCTGGGACGCCGGCTACAAGGTCGAAGACGCCAACATCGCCCGCGAAGGCACGCCGGACCTGAAGTACGAAACCGGCAAGTCGTGGACCGCCGGCTTCGTCTGGGACATCGCCGACGGTTTGTCGGTGTCGACCGACTACTGGCGGATCGAGCTGGAAGACGAGATCGACGACATCGGCGCCAACGACGTGCTGCTCGACGAAGCCTACTGCCTGACCGGCAAGACCCCGACCGGCGAGCCGCGCGTGGGCGCGCCCAGCGCCGACCGTTGCCGCCTGCAGATCGGCCGCGTCACCCGCGGTCCCGATCCGGACGGCGCCGGCCCGCTGCTCGGCCCGGTCACCGACATCCGCACCGGCCCGATCAACCGCGCCGCGCGCAACGTGCAGGGCGTGGACGCGTCGCTGAAGTACCGCTTCAGCACCGCGCGCTGGGGCGATTTCAGCCTCGGTCTGAACTACACCAACCTGCTCAAGCTCGAGACCCGCACCGACAGCAGCGAGCAGATGCAGGACAAGCGCACCGACGAGCCGCGCAGCAAGTTCCGCGGCAGCGTGAACTGGCAGAAGGACCGCTGGACCGCGACCGTCTACGCCGACCGCGTCGGCAGCGTGCCGAGCGTGCGTTTCCGCGGCTGCCGCGGTTTCGCCGACGGTTATGCGCCGAGCTCGGACAACTGCGTGGACACCGATCCGGCCAGCCCGACCTTCGGCCAGAAGACCGAGAAGTACTGGGGCCGCGTGGGTCCTGCGATCACCTGGAACGTCAGCGCCGGGTACCGCATCACCGACAACGCCCGGGTCAACGTCTACGTCAGCAACCTGTTCGACGAGGTCAACGAAGACAAGGATCCGTACAAGCGCGACTTCGCCTTCATCGCCGACCGCATCTTCAGCCCGGTCGGCCGCGAGATCGCGGTGGAGTACGTGCTGGATCTGAAGTAA
- a CDS encoding ATP-binding protein translates to MEGDHAQLRTAGVDLGGLMTVLGQHLYSTPLVALRELVQNAHDSIVRRRLEDAAAPAAPRITVGGDLAARTVRVTDTGTGLTDAEIHQYLATVGVGYTRGLRQAGAGEDELIGMFGLGFLSAFVIAERVTVHTTSYQQPQRGWRYQSSNGEQYTLTSAPAREVGTVVELLLRPEHARLAGEDYLARVLGRYCALLRVPIHIGGAAEPVNPEPPPWRDPDAGASEHPVQARKRQLRFASRFESQFEPICALPVAAPEHDLRGLLWVQDGGTYGNSDNRNLSVFVRGMLLDDDARELLPSWAGFAGGVVESSRLMPTASREDLQRNDAYRVAQHAIAEALITGLANLAREQPEAWRRILARHNEALLGAALSDARLFELLAAEVRIPSSHGELRAGALRRDGVIHVGLGSGGFEDMLFRMLGVPVARGDRYAVLPFLRQWTQRHGGRLIEIGTEQGNRQLFTEQPLPASELDWLREVLGDGERLVPARFAPAELPLMAVPDREAELKRRLESDEADKRISMTALRLVRGFTAGIDGSAPARLYVNLDNPAIVALLEVARRDPAAALPAARLLRAVKQLMDSHSEADGQGPRLNGALAAIGESALRLLPQSAAS, encoded by the coding sequence TTGGAAGGCGATCACGCACAACTGCGCACGGCCGGCGTCGACCTCGGCGGTCTGATGACCGTGCTGGGCCAACATCTGTATTCGACCCCGCTGGTGGCGCTGCGCGAGCTGGTGCAGAACGCGCACGACTCGATCGTGCGGCGCCGGCTCGAGGACGCGGCCGCGCCGGCCGCGCCGCGCATCACCGTCGGCGGCGATCTCGCCGCGCGCACGGTGCGGGTGACCGACACCGGCACCGGCCTCACCGACGCGGAGATCCACCAGTATCTGGCCACGGTCGGCGTCGGCTACACCCGCGGCCTGCGTCAGGCCGGCGCGGGCGAGGACGAGCTGATCGGCATGTTCGGCCTGGGTTTTTTGTCGGCGTTCGTGATCGCCGAGCGGGTCACCGTGCACACCACCTCGTACCAGCAGCCGCAGCGCGGCTGGCGCTATCAGTCCAGCAACGGCGAGCAGTACACGCTGACTTCGGCGCCGGCGCGCGAGGTCGGCACCGTGGTCGAACTGCTGCTGCGCCCGGAACACGCGCGGCTGGCCGGCGAGGACTATCTGGCGCGCGTGCTCGGCCGTTACTGCGCGCTGCTGCGCGTGCCGATCCATATCGGCGGCGCGGCCGAGCCGGTCAACCCCGAGCCGCCGCCGTGGCGCGATCCCGACGCCGGCGCCAGCGAGCATCCGGTGCAGGCGCGCAAACGCCAGCTGCGTTTCGCCAGCCGCTTCGAATCGCAGTTCGAGCCGATCTGCGCGCTGCCGGTGGCCGCGCCCGAACACGATCTGCGCGGCCTGCTGTGGGTGCAGGACGGCGGCACCTACGGCAACAGCGACAACCGCAATCTGTCGGTGTTCGTGCGCGGCATGCTGCTCGACGACGACGCGCGCGAACTGCTGCCCAGTTGGGCCGGTTTCGCCGGCGGCGTGGTCGAATCCAGCCGGCTGATGCCGACCGCCAGCCGCGAAGACCTGCAGCGCAACGACGCGTACCGCGTCGCCCAGCACGCCATCGCCGAGGCGCTGATCACCGGCTTGGCGAATCTGGCGCGCGAGCAGCCCGAGGCGTGGCGGCGGATTCTGGCGCGGCACAACGAGGCGCTGCTCGGCGCCGCGCTGAGCGATGCGCGCTTGTTCGAGCTGCTGGCGGCCGAGGTGCGCATTCCCAGCTCGCACGGCGAGTTGCGCGCCGGCGCGCTGCGCCGCGATGGCGTCATCCACGTCGGCCTGGGCAGCGGCGGTTTCGAGGACATGCTGTTCCGCATGCTCGGCGTTCCGGTCGCGCGCGGCGACCGCTACGCGGTGCTGCCGTTCCTGCGCCAGTGGACCCAGCGCCACGGCGGGCGGCTGATCGAGATCGGCACCGAGCAAGGCAACCGCCAACTGTTCACCGAACAGCCGCTGCCGGCGTCCGAACTGGATTGGCTGCGCGAGGTGCTCGGCGACGGCGAGCGTTTGGTGCCGGCGCGGTTCGCTCCGGCCGAACTGCCGCTGATGGCCGTGCCCGACCGCGAGGCCGAGCTCAAGCGCCGGCTCGAGAGCGACGAAGCCGACAAGCGCATCTCGATGACCGCGCTGCGCTTGGTGCGCGGCTTCACCGCCGGCATCGACGGTTCGGCGCCGGCGCGTTTGTACGTCAACCTCGACAATCCCGCTATCGTGGCCTTGCTCGAGGTCGCGCGCCGCGATCCGGCCGCGGCGCTGCCGGCGGCGCGGTTGTTGCGCGCGGTCAAGCAGTTGATGGACAGCCACAGCGAAGCCGACGGCCAGGGGCCGCGCCTCAACGGCGCGCTCGCGGCCATCGGCGAAAGCGCGCTGCGCTTGTTGCCGCAGTCCGCGGCGTCTTGA
- a CDS encoding copper homeostasis protein CutC, whose product MNALDTPLLEISAGSVASALAAQDGGADRVELCDNLAEGGTTPSYGALAVARDRLRIPLYVLIRPRGGDFLYGQAERAAMLADIEACVRLGCDGVVIGALDADGEVDATVCREQIAAAGSLGVTFHRAFDAARDRGRALEAAIALGCERILTSGGAADAYSGATSIAGWVAQSAGRIALMAGAGVTPENIAELARRAGVRELHASAKGPRRSAMRYRNDALAGLSPDWSQTDAQRVRALAAALRG is encoded by the coding sequence ATGAACGCGCTCGATACACCTTTGCTGGAAATTTCCGCGGGCTCGGTGGCCTCGGCGCTGGCCGCGCAGGACGGCGGCGCCGACCGCGTGGAGCTGTGCGACAACCTCGCCGAGGGCGGCACCACGCCGTCCTACGGCGCCTTGGCGGTCGCGCGCGACCGGCTGCGCATTCCGCTGTACGTGCTGATCCGCCCGCGCGGCGGCGATTTCCTTTACGGCCAGGCCGAACGCGCGGCGATGCTCGCCGATATCGAAGCCTGCGTGCGGCTGGGCTGCGACGGCGTGGTGATCGGTGCGCTCGACGCCGACGGCGAAGTCGATGCGACGGTATGCCGTGAGCAGATCGCTGCGGCCGGTTCGCTCGGCGTGACGTTCCATCGCGCGTTCGACGCCGCGCGCGACCGGGGCCGCGCGCTGGAGGCCGCGATCGCGCTGGGCTGCGAGCGCATCCTCACCTCCGGCGGCGCGGCCGACGCGTACAGCGGCGCGACCTCCATCGCCGGTTGGGTCGCGCAATCGGCCGGGCGCATCGCGCTGATGGCCGGCGCCGGCGTGACGCCGGAGAACATCGCCGAACTGGCCCGGCGCGCCGGCGTGCGCGAACTGCACGCCTCGGCCAAGGGGCCGCGGCGCTCGGCCATGCGCTATCGCAACGACGCGCTGGCCGGCCTGTCGCCGGACTGGAGCCAGACCGACGCGCAGCGCGTGCGCGCGCTGGCCGCGGCGCTGCGGGGCTGA
- a CDS encoding N(4)-(beta-N-acetylglucosaminyl)-L-asparaginase — MTSRRRFLHSSLLAAGAAALPAFAADTAAAPPPAPKAIDGARVVSTWDFGVGANQAAWKVLGEGGAALDAVEAGARWAEADLCNSTVGRCGNPDRDGVLTLDASIMDGDGRCGAVAALEDIAHPVSVARRVMERTPHVLLAGAGAQQFALEQGFPKEPLLTDKARAAWNEWRKTSKYQPVINAERLDQAKPGDKHNHDTLGILAIGRDGKLAGACTTSGMAWKLHGRVGDSPIVGAGLYVDNEVGAATASGVGEEMLRNAASFLVVELMRQGRSPDEACREAIERVVRKRPQASKTLQVCFLAINKHGEVGAHALHRGFVYAVCDAGKRDALLDARSVYATEQT, encoded by the coding sequence ATGACCTCTCGCCGCCGTTTCCTGCACAGCTCGCTGCTCGCCGCGGGCGCCGCCGCGTTGCCCGCGTTCGCCGCCGACACCGCGGCCGCGCCGCCGCCGGCGCCGAAGGCCATCGACGGCGCGCGCGTGGTGTCGACCTGGGATTTCGGCGTCGGCGCCAATCAGGCGGCGTGGAAGGTGTTGGGCGAGGGCGGCGCGGCGCTGGACGCGGTCGAGGCCGGCGCGCGCTGGGCCGAGGCCGATCTGTGCAACAGCACGGTCGGGCGCTGCGGCAATCCCGACCGCGACGGCGTGCTGACGCTCGACGCCAGCATCATGGACGGCGACGGCCGCTGCGGCGCGGTCGCCGCGCTGGAAGACATCGCCCATCCGGTCAGCGTCGCGCGCCGGGTCATGGAGCGCACGCCGCACGTGTTGCTGGCCGGCGCGGGCGCGCAGCAGTTCGCGCTCGAACAAGGCTTTCCGAAAGAGCCGCTGCTGACCGACAAGGCGCGCGCGGCCTGGAACGAGTGGCGCAAGACCTCGAAGTACCAGCCGGTCATCAACGCCGAACGTCTGGACCAGGCCAAGCCCGGCGACAAACACAATCACGACACCCTCGGCATCCTCGCCATCGGCCGCGACGGCAAGCTGGCCGGCGCTTGCACCACCAGCGGCATGGCCTGGAAGCTGCACGGGCGGGTCGGCGACAGTCCGATCGTCGGCGCCGGTTTGTACGTCGACAACGAAGTCGGCGCGGCCACCGCGTCGGGCGTGGGCGAGGAGATGCTGCGCAACGCCGCGAGTTTCCTGGTGGTGGAGCTGATGCGCCAGGGCCGCAGCCCCGACGAGGCCTGCCGCGAAGCGATCGAGCGCGTGGTGCGCAAGCGCCCGCAGGCGAGCAAGACCTTGCAGGTGTGTTTCCTGGCGATCAACAAGCACGGCGAGGTCGGCGCGCATGCGTTGCATCGCGGCTTCGTCTATGCGGTGTGCGATGCGGGCAAGCGCGATGCCTTGTTGGATGCGCGTTCGGTGTATGCGACCGAGCAGACCTGA